The proteins below are encoded in one region of Naumovozyma castellii chromosome 6, complete genome:
- the NCAS0F00110 gene encoding uncharacterized protein, translating to MQSIFLVTFLIITQALASIISFPEQKLQKRDDSICQSITNGCPDLNFNWHASTQNIMQYSMDLQNVCWLHDNLYEITIQVLGAEQIDLKYLYSLKIIGIDGPVGTVQLYGANENTYLIDNPTNYTVTFQIYGDNEKDTNNTWIPNFQIQYEYLQGKAYAYADTWVWGTTSFDLMTGCNNYDNQGNSQTDFPGFYWRLRSLKENVSSSVQSLSSIKYESSISSTFTSMTFSQSSLSPSFFNSLITTSSPNQVTSNTKSFISYRNTSSNPMTSSDHTLSKHSITSVDQTYSTVPAAPSDRITSQDQITSSYPTTLIDPTQFSDPIHSSEPSSPFIFTTPSISTERTLSKNSVYSFNSTTVVKLFSSTDSMISIDPTTSMNRAYSTGFSDSDNPVISSTKTVTIGSMYSTYSVTLKASSTQLESMTFNASTALKSSSTEINPTTVIGETSTIRFSTSQELRKSLVSSSTSFIPITGSDAKTSTVSTSVTNQIYSSALSAPTSLTAYTNSTYYTEPRTLAESSYSTDSYYLTNMTLLYDRTTTLYSSHSNNINPSIVRSSIINNVTYSCTPTASFSSQPSSVHYSKDTSSFPTSGTAISLPRSSN from the coding sequence ATGcaatcaatttttttagtGACATTCTTAATTATAACACAAGCTCTGGCATCGATAATTAGTTTTCCAGAGCAAAAACTTCAAAAACGAGATGATTCTATATGCCAATCGATAACTAATGGTTGTCCAGACTTAAACTTTAATTGGCATGCAAGTACCCAAAATATAATGCAATATTCAATGGATTTACAAAATGTTTGTTGGTTACACGACAACCTTTATGAAATTACAATACAAGTCTTGGGAGCTGAACAAATCgatttaaaatatttatactCCTTGAAGATCATTGGTATTGACGGACCTGTTGGAACTGTTCAATTATATGGTGCTAATGAAAACACCTACCTAATTGATAATCCAACAAATTATACAGTTacatttcaaatatatgGTGATAACGAAAAGGACACAAACAACACTTGGattccaaatttccaaattcaatatgaatatttgCAAGGTAAAGCTTATGCTTATGCGGATACATGGGTCTGGGGAACAACTTCCTTCGATCTAATGACTGGTTGTAACAATTACGATAATCAGGGCAATTCCCAAACAGATTTTCCAGGGTTTTACTGGAGATTAAgatctttgaaagaaaatgtaTCCAGTTCAGTACAATCACTCTCTTCAATAAAATATGAAAGTTCCATTAGTTCGACTTTTACTAGTATGACATTTTCCCAAAGTAGTTTATCCCCATCTTTCTTTAACTCGCTTATTACAACCTCATCGCCAAATCAAGTCACTTCCAATACTAAGTCTTTCATAAGTTATCGTAATAcatcttcaaatccaaTGACATCAAGTGATCATACCTTGTCAAAGCATTCAATTACATCTGTGGACCAGACATATTCTACAGTTCCAGCAGCTCCATCCGATCGAATTACTTCACAAGATCAAATTACTTCGTCATATCCCACAACACTAATAGATCCAACACAGTTTAGTGATCCAATACATTCCAGTGAACCATCTTCACCTTTTATTTTCACCACACCATCAATCTCAACAGAGCGTACTTTATCTAAGAATTCAGTCtattcatttaattcaacTACTGTAGTGAAACTATTCAGCTCAACTGATTCAATGATCTCAATTGATCCTACAACTTCAATGAATCGAGCATATTCGACTGGTTTTAGTGATTCAGATAATCCAGTTATCTCCTCGACTAAAACTGTCACAATTGGCTCGATGTATTCTACTTATTCAGTAACATTGAAAGCATCTTCTACGCAGCTTGAATCAATGACTTTCAATGCTTCAACAGCCTTGAAAAGTTCTTCAACAGAAATTAATCCAACAACAGTCATTGGGGAAACCTCCACAATAAGATTTTCCACTTCCCAGGAATTAAGGAAGTCATTGGTTAGTTCTTCTACATCCTTTATTCCAATTACAGGTTCAGATGCAAAGACATCCACGGTTTCAACAAGTGTCACtaatcaaatatattcatcGGCATTGTCCGCGCCAACGAGTCTTACCGCCTATACAAATTCAACATATTATACAGAACCAAGAACGTTAGCGGAGTCAAGCTATTCTACTGATTCATATTATTTGACTAACATGACTTTGTTATATGATCGTACAACCACATTATATTCATCACATTCTAACAATATCAACCCATCAATTGTTCGTTCCtcaataattaataatgtaACATATTCGTGTACCCCAACTGCGTCATTCAGTAGTCAACCAAGTTCGGTGCATTATTCAAAGGACACATCAAGTTTTCCAACTTCTGGTACAGCTATAAGTTTACCACGTTCATCTAATTGA
- the NCAS0F00130 gene encoding uncharacterized protein, producing the protein MTQSASEPVAFKKDTVLVIFGASGDLAKKETFPALFGLYSEGALDPSTKIICYARSNITVQKIREMCLPYCRKSTTGNDEAKMKEFFKMVSYVQGAYDTDDGYIRLRDEIESFEAERGVTEPHRVFYLAVPPSIFLTVAGQVKKNVYAENGITRVIVEKPFGDDLESSREMQKGFKPLFRPEEIFKIDHFLGKDDVRRLLTVRFANPFLNQSWNKDNIESVQVWFKEPFGAEGRGGFFDSTGIIRDVMQNHLLQILTLATMEEPVANNADAIRDAKVDLLKCMEPLGPENIVALGQYGRSVDGTKPSYLDDDTVLNKKSKCLTFTELTFAIHNDRWEGVPIVMRAGKGLDEDRVEIRIKYKKNTSGMFKGCTPNEFVIHFHPKPTIYMTFNTKAPGFDDKLHQINLDMTYAQEYKKDWVPEAYECLIKDAFLGNSANYVRDDELDVSWALFTPLLKYVEGPNAPEPEIYPYGSTGPKGILE; encoded by the coding sequence ATGACTCAAAGTGCAAGTGAACCTGTTGCTTTCAAGAAGGATACCGTTTTGGTTATCTTTGGTGCTTCTGGTGATTTAGCTAAAAAGGAAACTTTCCCAGCTTTGTTTGGTCTATACAGTGAAGGTGCCTTAGACCCATCAACCAAGATTATTTGTTATGCTCGTTCCAACATCACTGTTCAAAAGATTAGAGAAATGTGTCTTCCATACTGTCGTAAATCTACTACCGGTAACGATGAAGCTaaaatgaaagaatttttcaagatggTTTCTTACGTTCAAGGTGCCTATGACACTGATGATGGTTATATCAGATTAagagatgaaattgaaagttttgaagCCGAAAGAGGTGTTACTGAACCACACCGTGTCTTCTATCTAGCTGTTCCTCCAAGTATTTTCTTAACTGTTGCTGGTCAAGTCAAGAAGAACGTTTATGCTGAAAATGGTATTACTCGTGTCATTGTAGAAAAGCCATTCGGTgatgatttggaatctTCAAGAGAAATGCAAAAGGGCTTCAAACCATTGTTTAGAccagaagaaatttttaagATTGATCATTTCTTGGGTAAGGATGACGTTAGACGTTTGCTAACCGTTAGATTTGCTAATCCTTTCTTGAACCAAAGTTGGAACAAGGACAACATCGAAAGTGTTCAAGTTTGGTTCAAGGAACCATTTGGTGCTGAAGGTCGTGGTGGTTTCTTTGACTCTACCGGTATTATTAGAGATGTTATGCAAAACCATTTGTTGCAAATCTTGACCTTGGCTACTATGGAAGAGCCAGTAGCTAACAATGCCGATGCCATCCGTGACGCTAAGgttgatttattgaaatgcATGGAACCATTAGGAccagaaaatattgttgCTCTAGGTCAATATGGTAGGTCTGTTGATGGTACCAAACCTTCCTATTTGGATGATGACACTGTTCTTAACAAGAAATCCAAGTGTTTAACTTTTACCGAATTGACTTTTGCAATCCATAACGATCGTTGGGAAGGTGTTCCAATTGTCATGAGGGCTGGTAAAGGTTTAGATGAAGACAGAGTTGAAATTAGAATCAAGTATAAGAAGAATACAAGCGGTATGTTTAAGGGTTGTACTCCAAATGAATTCGTTATCCATTTCCATCCAAAACCAACTATCTACATGACTTTCAACACTAAGGCTCCTGGTTTCGATGATAAATTACATCAAATTAACTTGGATATGACATATGCTCAAGAATACAAAAAAGACTGGGTCCCAGAAGCCTATGAATGTTTGATTAAGGATGCCTTCTTAGGTAACAGTGCAAACTATGTTagagatgatgaattagatgTCAGTTGGGCCTTATTCActccattattgaaatacGTGGAAGGTCCAAATGCTCCAGAACCAGAAATTTATCCATACGGTTCCACTGGTCCAAAGGGTATCTTGGAATAG
- the NCAS0F00140 gene encoding uncharacterized protein, which translates to MYKFNDRYAIINGWIVDLVDSKIINPYSRSDRFTIGASLMKEIWKWHPRNLNDYYNPNCFLYCEDSEELLKYLPTKQYSFHKLKSGSILPNTMHRQSPRNVVEVLSYPCYQLSFGKNRTIFIHNHPFVKGKTRTCRNEALFGGKFRHKLITLADENVIEIDGFLLELESRQLWSLHSSRIRSFLSLTEWAKLKKVCNATSLEKLKAVSSNYIFTKSQGLFHLLDNHVYVNFKKVNNFFTCQNCRKEEATHIGYYVTFHQSNGPTSKYIVCKEPLPNGLLASKDIFKQSERELSIMDSIFSNTINEIEEQFVCTNDIDGVRLRYVTEQSLLKLRSSPIYTELEVYKDTTSRIMEIKNLLIKKVLSHSLENLEKKKSCLFNNPETWLFTKKFERFYASQELYLRRNIDDLVEAYFPLLMKDFNIEYSEVLIKEKPSKRYIIVDRFIVDLTERRIINPNGEEISDILTRWELSVLAKRDIFDWDVFLFDQSLVPVFSSMLFNLVQCQDILLTRDEKMRVHIQPDFETGQNFDKRRCIILDLKEHGLRYLYECKEEDFQIENTSSEILEAYSGKISEENMIHLQELSNFCLPSRQISVIKHYSQVLRHELG; encoded by the coding sequence ATGTATAAATTTAACGATAGGTATGCAATTATCAATGGTTGGATTGTAGATCTAGTAGATTCGAAAATTATAAACCCATATTCAAGATCAGATCGGTTTACCATTGGAGCCAGCTTAATGAAggaaatttggaaatggCATCCCAGAAATTTGAATGACTATTATAATCCCAATTGTTTTTTATATTGCGAAGACTCCGAAGaactattgaaatatttgcCTACAAAACAGTATTCATTtcataaattgaaaagcGGCAGCATATTACCTAACACTATGCATCGACAGTCACCAAGAAACGTTGTAGAGGTACTTTCATACCCCTGTTATCAGCTCTCTTTTGGGAAAAACAGAACAATCTTCATCCATAATCATCCCTTTGTAAAGGGTAAAACAAGAACCTGCAGAAATGAAGCTTTGTTTGGTGGAAAATTTAGACACAAATTAATAACACTAGCTGATGAGAATgtaattgaaattgatggGTTTTTGCTTGAGTTAGAGTCGCGACAATTATGGAGTTTACATTCAAGTAGAATAAGAAGTTTTCTATCATTGACCGAATGGGCAAAACTGAAGAAAGTTTGCAATGCGACCTCTCTAGAAAAGCTGAAAGCTGTTTCATCCAATTATATCTTTACAAAATCACAAGGTCTTTTTCATCTGCTGGATAACCATGTTTATGTTAATTTTAAGAAAGTGAATAACTTCTTTACTTGCCAAAATTGTAGGAAAGAGGAAGCAACGCATATTGGATATTATGTGACCTTTCATCAGTCCAATGGGCCAACTAgtaaatatattgtttgtAAGGAACCACTCCCCAATGGACTACTTGCCAGCAAAGATATTTTCAAGCAATCGGAAAGAGAACTATCGATAATGGATTCTATTTTCTCGAACACAATTAATgagattgaagaacaatttGTATGTACCaatgatattgatggaGTAAGGCTCCGTTATGTGACTGAACAATCTCTACTAAAATTGAGATCAAGTCCAATATATACAGAATTAGAAGTATACAAAGACACAACGAGCAGAATTATGGAAATCAAGAACCTATTGATCAAAAAAGTACTGTCACATTCCTTGGAGAATttagaaaaaaagaaaagttGCTTATTCAATAATCCTGAAACTTGGTTGTTTActaagaaatttgaaaggTTTTACGCTTCACAAGAGCTTTACTTGAGAAGAAATATAGATGATTTGGTGGAAGCttattttcctcttctgaTGAAAGATTTTAATATAGAATACTCAGAGGTACTTATTAAAGAGAAACCATCGAAGAGATACATTATAGTGGATCGATTTATTGTTGATCTAACGGAGAGGCGAATTATAAATCCAAatggagaagaaatatcAGATATATTAACACGCTGGGAGCTGTCAGTTCTGGCTAAAAGAGACATATTTGACTGGGACGTCTTCCTTTTTGATCAAAGTCTGGTTCCTGTCTTTTCCTCCATGCTCTTCAACTTAGTTCAATGCCAAGATATATTATTAACCAGAGATGAAAAGATGAGAGTTCATATTCAGCCAGATTTTGAAACAGGCCAAAACTTTGACAAAAGAAGATGTATAATcttggatttgaaagagCACGGATTAAGATACTTATATGAATGCAAAGAAGAGGATTTCCAAATAGAAAACACATCTTCTGAAATACTGGAGGCTTATAGTGGGAAGATAAgtgaagaaaatatgatACATTTGCAGGAGCTAAGTAACTTTTGTCTACCATCTAGACAAATTTCGGTAATTAAACATTATTCCCAGGTGCTGCGACATGAACTTGGGTAA
- the ECM25 gene encoding Ecm25p (ancestral locus Anc_1.133): MIDININNIFFKSYSVDPITGHSIYVFDSTYLPSPEEIGDKQVYDLLIDELMDRLISTLPSSPYSLVVFSSGFSSKKISWVYGIKMFSKLPREARQFLQKTFIVHESFFVRTVYQVLSNAMNINFLRGNNNNTIEDVPQGTSSSQNPSIVHVADLTSLAAMIDITRLRISLNVYLHDYEINEYIDVPESYFQRLTSIGRRQYRQLIFDKIFKRLKIDSIKYELVFQRPGSYKKVNIFLDVIERNNYIDLSQWDVYSLASIFLHFLKKKAKPLFPISMIPLPIQDDFDYTFNTFKDIIQYNQYYDLIITIFPLFINILTNADVTKHDSRSLSKSLTPTLCQEKISIKNNDRLVIGTRFIKNMMDHFDQIKNTINVEGNSSSAPIPDIRSPSPKARTGRTVSATGGVRIISQQQSNIPSLPPKLPKPRKLSPTKYETSSSRSSSPTKAGFVKRVSSQSSITKVPDFTPPLRNKTSNVSLRIGSDSSLPSLGTASKKSEMETSNSIKDMVTDENDNNENNDIQPASRSRLRDTKVDDLVINIRVDDKFQRFDKELQEKRKNMIKMNSVNATKFSKEGFSDIKAGSKVGKLAALYEERLQGIQAMNELKKNGGIN; encoded by the coding sequence ATGATTGAtatcaacatcaacaatattttttttaaatcatATTCTGTGGATCCAATCACAGGACATTCCATCTATGTATTTGACTCTACTTATTTGCCATCGCCAGAAGAGATTGGTGATAAACAGGTCTATGACTTgttaattgatgaattgatgGATAGATTAATCTCGACATTGCCCTCATCACCTTACTCTTTAGTAGTCTTCTCCTCAGGCTTCTCCTCCAAGAAAATCAGTTGGGTATACGGAATCAAAATGTTTTCTAAGCTACCTCGAGAGGCTAGACAGTTTCTTCAGAAGACCTTTATTGTGCATGAATCCTTTTTTGTTAGGACGGTTTATCAGGTCTTATCAAATGCAATGAACATTAATTTCTTACGaggaaataataataatactattGAAGACGTACCACAAGGAACTAGCTCATCCCAAAATCCGTCAATCGTTCATGTTGCCGACCTTACCTCTCTGGCTGCAATGATTGATATTACAAGACTACgaatttcattgaatgtTTATTTACATGACTAcgaaattaatgaatatattgatgTTCCAGAAAGCTATTTTCAGAGATTGACTTCAATTGGGCGAAGACAATATAGACAGCTAATATTTGACaagatattcaaaagattaaagattGATTCGATCAAATATGAATTAGTGTTTCAACGACCAGGTTCATATAAGAAAGTGAATATATTCCTGGATGTCATTGAAAGGAATAACTACATTGATTTGTCCCAATGGGATGTATATTCCTTagcatcaatatttttacatttcttgaaaaagaaGGCAAAACCTTTATTTCCGATCTCAATGATACCTTTACCCATCCAAGACGATTTCGACTATACATTCAACACATTCAAGGatataatacaatacaatCAGTATTATGATCTAATAATTACCATTTTCCCActttttattaatattctGACAAATGCAGATGTTACAAAGCATGACTCCAGATCATTGAGTAAATCGCTTACACCAACTTTATGTCAGGAGAAAATCTCAATTAAGAATAATGATCGTTTAGTCATTGGTACAAGATTtataaagaatatgatgGATCATTTTGATCAAATTAAGAATACCATTAATGTGGAAGGAAACAGTTCGTCTGCTCCAATACCCGATATCCGCAGTCCATCACCCAAAGCAAGGACGGGAAGAACGGTTTCAGCTACAGGAGGTGTTAGGATCATTTCACAACAGCAATCGAATATCCCATCTCTACCGCCTAAGTTACCCAAACCAAGGAAGTTGAGTCCAACAAAATATGAAACTAGCTCAAGTCGTAGTTCTAGTCCTACAAAGGCAGGGTTCGTTAAGCGTGTATCGTCCCAATCATCCATAACTAAGGTTCCAGATTTTACTCCACCTTTGAGAAATAAGACATCAAATGTATCCTTAAGAATTGGTAGtgattcttcattaccCTCTTTGGGAACAGCAAGTAAGAAGTCTGAGATGGAAACAAGTAATTCCATTAAAGATATGGTCACGGATGAGAATgacaataatgaaaataacGATATTCAACCTGCTAGTAGGAGTAGATTGCGTGATACAAAAGTTGATGATTTGGTAATTAATATCAGAGTTGATGATAAATTTCAACGATTTGATAAGGAGCTGCAagagaaaaggaaaaatatgaTTAAAATGAACAGCGTAAATGCAactaaattttcaaaagaaggATTTTCTGATATTAAGGCGGGCAGTAAGGTCGGGAAATTGGCTGCTTTGTATGAAGAAAGATTGCAAGGTATTCAGGCAATGAATGAACTGAAGAAAAACGGGGGAATTAATTAA
- the NCAS0F00120 gene encoding sugar porter family MFS transporter: MSEIAENNAIETPEVPQTSGSQSVISDNSIKAENESFKETSEDAQEVVLEIPKKPASAYVTISIFCCMIAFGGFLSGWDTGTIGGFLAHPDYLRRFGQHHHDGKHYFSNVRTGLIVSIFNIGGLIGCLVLGDLANRIGRKMALVAVTIIFMIGLIIQIASIDKWYQYFIGRIIGGVGVGAISIFSPMLLSEVSPKHLRGTLGSMYQLMVTAGIFLGDCTNYGTKNYDNSVQWRVPLGLSFAWCLFMIAAMFFVPESPRYLVEVGKIEEAKRSIATSNKVSMDDPAVQAEVDLISSGVEAERLAGNASWAELFSTKGKNIQRLFMCCMLQCLQQLTGCNYFFYYGTIVFQAVGMSDSYQTAIVFGIVNFASTFVALYVVDRFGRRKCLMWGAAAMVCCYVVYASVGVSRLYPEGLKHKDITSKGAGNCMIVFSCFFIFSFACTWAPICWVVVSESFPLRVKPKGMALANGCNWFWNFLISFFTPFITGAINFCYGYVFMGCMVFAYFYVFFFVPEMKGLTLEEVNELWEEGVLPWKSPEWVPSSRRGADVEMDAFQKDDKPLFKKMFGRK, translated from the coding sequence ATGTCTGAAATTGCTGAAAATAACGCTATCGAAACTCCTGAAGTTCCTCAAACTTCAGGTTCCCAATCTGTTATATCAGATAACTCAATTAAGGCTGAAAACGAAAGtttcaaagaaacaagTGAAGATGCTCAAGAAGTTGTGTTagaaattccaaagaagCCTGCTTCAGCTTATGTTACCATCTCAATTTTCTGTTGTATGATTGCTTTCGGTGGTTTCTTATCTGGTTGGGATACCGGTACCATTGGTGGTTTCTTAGCTCATCCAGATTATTTGAGAAGATTTGGTCAACATCATCATGATGGTAAGCATTATTTCTCTAACGTTAGAACCGGTTTGAttgtttccattttcaaCATTGGTGGTCTTATTGGTTGTTTAGTTTTAGGTGATTTAGCCAACAGAATTGGTCGTAAGATGGCTTTGGTTGCTGTTACTATCATTTTCATGATCGGTCTAATCATTCAAATTGCTTCCATCGACAAATGGTaccaatatttcattggTAGAATTATTGGTGGTGTTGGTGTTGGTGctatttccattttctcCCCAATGTTGCTATCTGAAGTTTCTCCAAAGCATTTAAGAGGTACTTTAGGTTCCATGTATCAATTAATGGTTACTGCCGGTATTTTCTTAGGTGACTGTACTAACTACGGTACCAAGAACTACGATAACTCTGTCCAATGGAGAGTCCCATTAGGTCTATCCTTTGCTTGGTGTTTGTTTATGATCGCTGCCATGTTCTTCGTCCCAGAATCTCCACGTTACTTGGTCGAAGTTGGtaagattgaagaagctAAGAGATCTATTGCTACTTCTAACAAGGTTTCCATGGATGATCCAGCTGTTCAAGCCGAAGTTGATTTGATTAGCTCCGGTGTTGAAGCTGAAAGATTAGCTGGTAATGCCTCATGGGCTGAATTATTCTCCACCAAGGGTAAGAACATCCAAAGATTATTCATGTGTTGTATGCTACAATGTCTACAACAATTGACTGGTTGTAACTATTTCTTCTACTACGGTACCATTGTCTTCCAAGCTGTTGGTATGAGTGATTCTTACCAAACTGCCATTGTTTTCGGTATTGTTAACTTTGCTTCCACATTCGTTGCATTATATGTCGTTGATCGTTTCGGTCGTCGTAAGTGTTTGATGTGGGGTGCTGCTGCCATGGTCTGTTGTTACGTTGTCTACGCCTCTGTTGGTGTTTCTCGTCTATATCCAGAAGGTTTGAAGCACAAGGACATCACCTCTAAGGGTGCTGGTAACTGTATGATTGTGTTCTCatgtttctttattttctcaTTTGCTTGTACCTGGGCTCCAATTTGTTGGGTTGTTGTTTCTGAATCTTTCCCACTTCGTGTTAAGCCAAAGGGTATGGCTTTGGCTAATGGTTGTAACTGGTTCtggaatttcttgatttctttcttcactCCATTTATTACTGGTGCTATCAACTTCTGTTACGGTTACGTCTTCATGGGTTGTATGGTATTTGCTTACTTCTACGTCTTTTTCTTCGTTCCAGAAATGAAGGGTTTGACTTTAGAAGAAGTTAACGAATTATGGGAAGAAGGTGTCTTACCATGGAAGTCCCCAGAATGGGTTCCATCCTCCAGAAGAGGTGCTGACGTCGAGATGGATGCTTTCCAAAAGGATGACAAGCCATTGTTCAAGAAGATGTTTGGCAGAAAGTAA